One part of the Halobacteria archaeon AArc-dxtr1 genome encodes these proteins:
- a CDS encoding HNH endonuclease yields MDCPTCGKSLRTEQGMRQHHTKVHDKPIPNRTCNGCETEFYDSKARREFCENCNPNAGEHNGNWNGGNETTTCKLCGETFEYYPSDKLGVYCPDCVEAADGQIPENPSTKGPRVQTNCRHCAAVLEIRPSRIESRTRGVFCSLECYGGWLSANVVGPDHHQWEGGPIEYGREWWRIRRQALERDGYECQECGAGPDELGRNPDVHHQTPVRSFGEPEDAHTLDNVISLCRPCHRRAESKTRSASTADEK; encoded by the coding sequence ATGGACTGCCCGACGTGTGGCAAGTCACTACGGACGGAACAAGGGATGCGCCAACATCACACCAAAGTCCACGACAAACCGATCCCGAATCGGACCTGTAATGGGTGTGAAACGGAGTTTTACGACTCGAAGGCTCGCCGCGAGTTCTGCGAGAACTGTAACCCAAACGCTGGTGAGCACAACGGGAACTGGAACGGTGGGAACGAAACGACGACCTGTAAACTGTGTGGGGAGACGTTCGAATACTACCCGTCCGACAAGCTGGGTGTGTACTGTCCTGATTGCGTCGAAGCCGCTGACGGGCAGATTCCGGAGAACCCGTCGACGAAGGGGCCGCGAGTGCAGACGAACTGTCGCCACTGCGCCGCGGTTCTGGAGATTCGCCCGTCCCGGATCGAGTCGCGGACCCGCGGCGTCTTCTGTTCACTCGAGTGCTACGGCGGCTGGCTCTCGGCGAATGTCGTCGGGCCGGACCACCACCAGTGGGAGGGCGGTCCGATCGAGTACGGACGCGAGTGGTGGCGAATTCGACGGCAGGCACTCGAACGGGACGGCTACGAGTGTCAGGAGTGTGGCGCCGGACCGGACGAACTCGGCCGGAATCCGGACGTCCACCACCAGACTCCCGTTCGATCGTTCGGCGAGCCCGAAGACGCGCACACGCTGGACAACGTGATCTCGCTCTGTCGACCGTGTCATCGGCGCGCAGAGTCGAAGACCAGGTCGGCGTCGACTGCCGACGAAAAGTAA
- the leuS gene encoding leucine--tRNA ligase, whose protein sequence is MTSHYDHAQVQEFWQYVWERDDVYALPEDATDPTYVLGMFPYTSGTLHMGHIRNYAITDAYARYRRMQGDDVLHPMGWDAFGLPAENAAHERASDPGSWTQACIRRMREGLEAMGFGYDWDREITTCEPSYYRWNQWLFKRFHEAGLVDYEAASVNWCPDCETVLADAQVEVREDAAEPIEGASESEIHAGETRVCWRCETPVGRRELDQWFFTITDYAEELDAGLDDLEEWPEGVREMQRNWIGRQEGAHIAFEVADHGSVDVFTTRPETVGGATYLAVSPGHELAEALAEADDAVAEYVRTARERDPSEVGFSGVATEATAVNPLTGAALPVYVAGYVLDDVGTGAVMGVPGHNERDHAFATEHGLPVEQVIEPEESSEEEGAPYTGEGSVADDGAYDGVPSEEARERLVAEHEAVEEAVTYRLRDWLISRQRYWGTPIPMVHCEDCGRVPVPDEDLPVELPEFVRTTGNPLDEADEWKETTCPDCGGPAARETDTMDTFVDSSWYFLRFLSPEYDEGPFDPDRAAEWMPIDVYVGGEEHAVLHLLYIRFVTRALADMGLLEDREPVSRLVSQGAVLYEGEKMSNTRENVVTPGEYGAETTRLFVLSAAHPEQDFEWTANNVRGVYDLQQSLYGMATAFIDETETRIERTDRDEYLDHEIDRTIAATTEEYERFRFHRAVSEIQGLARLLRRYREYGTPHEAVYRRGLLTLSALIAPMAPHLGEELWNKLRGDGLVVLADWPEPESETGRYRAERRTVERTIADVRDIVDTASIEDPDRIELTVAAPWKYRVLTHLIEADDEGAAIEAALADDAIDVGRERTAAVASETTPPRGEPGPLADADAEYAVLSQARWLFEDEFGASVTIHRESKRSTETDARPGKPAIEIA, encoded by the coding sequence ATGACGAGCCACTACGACCACGCGCAGGTACAGGAGTTTTGGCAGTACGTCTGGGAGCGCGACGACGTCTACGCACTCCCCGAAGACGCCACAGATCCGACGTACGTGCTCGGTATGTTTCCGTACACGTCGGGGACGCTCCACATGGGACACATCCGGAACTACGCGATTACGGACGCGTACGCCCGATATCGGCGGATGCAAGGTGACGACGTGCTCCATCCGATGGGGTGGGACGCGTTCGGTCTCCCCGCCGAAAATGCTGCCCATGAGCGTGCGAGTGATCCCGGATCGTGGACGCAGGCGTGCATCCGGCGGATGCGTGAGGGACTCGAGGCGATGGGCTTTGGCTACGACTGGGATCGGGAGATCACCACCTGCGAGCCGAGCTACTACCGGTGGAATCAGTGGCTGTTCAAACGCTTTCACGAAGCCGGTCTCGTCGATTACGAGGCCGCCTCTGTCAACTGGTGTCCAGACTGCGAGACCGTCCTCGCCGACGCGCAGGTCGAAGTTCGAGAGGACGCTGCGGAGCCGATCGAAGGTGCGTCTGAGAGCGAAATTCACGCCGGGGAAACCCGGGTCTGCTGGCGCTGTGAGACCCCTGTCGGGAGACGCGAACTCGACCAGTGGTTCTTTACGATCACCGACTACGCCGAGGAGTTAGACGCTGGACTCGACGACCTCGAGGAGTGGCCCGAGGGCGTCCGAGAGATGCAACGTAACTGGATCGGTCGCCAGGAGGGCGCACACATCGCCTTCGAGGTCGCGGACCACGGATCAGTCGACGTCTTTACGACGAGACCCGAGACGGTCGGCGGCGCGACCTACCTCGCGGTGTCGCCGGGCCACGAGCTGGCCGAAGCGCTCGCCGAAGCCGACGACGCGGTCGCGGAGTACGTCCGAACCGCCCGGGAGCGCGATCCCAGTGAAGTCGGCTTCTCTGGCGTGGCAACCGAGGCGACGGCCGTCAATCCCCTCACGGGAGCAGCGCTGCCGGTGTACGTCGCGGGCTACGTGCTCGACGACGTCGGCACCGGCGCCGTGATGGGCGTTCCGGGGCACAACGAGCGCGACCACGCGTTCGCGACCGAGCACGGGCTCCCGGTCGAGCAAGTGATCGAACCCGAGGAGAGTAGCGAAGAGGAAGGAGCTCCCTACACAGGAGAGGGAAGCGTCGCCGACGATGGGGCGTACGACGGTGTCCCGAGCGAGGAGGCCCGCGAACGCCTCGTTGCCGAACACGAGGCGGTCGAGGAGGCGGTGACCTATCGTCTTCGCGACTGGCTCATCTCGCGTCAGCGCTACTGGGGGACGCCGATTCCGATGGTTCACTGCGAGGACTGCGGGCGCGTCCCGGTTCCCGACGAGGATCTCCCCGTCGAACTCCCAGAGTTCGTTCGGACGACAGGGAATCCGCTCGACGAGGCCGATGAATGGAAAGAGACGACCTGTCCCGACTGTGGCGGCCCGGCAGCGCGCGAGACCGACACGATGGATACCTTCGTCGACTCCTCGTGGTACTTCCTGCGGTTTCTCTCACCCGAGTACGACGAGGGTCCCTTCGATCCCGACCGGGCCGCAGAGTGGATGCCGATCGACGTCTACGTCGGAGGCGAGGAACACGCCGTGTTGCACCTGCTCTATATCCGCTTCGTTACCCGAGCGCTCGCCGATATGGGACTCCTCGAGGATCGGGAGCCGGTTTCCCGACTCGTCAGCCAGGGTGCGGTGTTGTACGAGGGGGAGAAGATGTCGAACACGCGTGAGAACGTGGTCACACCCGGCGAGTACGGCGCGGAGACGACGCGGCTGTTCGTCCTCTCGGCGGCCCACCCCGAACAGGACTTCGAGTGGACGGCCAACAACGTCCGCGGCGTCTACGACCTCCAGCAGTCGCTGTACGGAATGGCGACGGCGTTCATCGACGAGACAGAGACCCGCATAGAGCGGACGGATCGAGACGAGTATCTGGATCACGAGATCGATCGAACGATCGCTGCCACGACCGAGGAGTACGAGCGGTTCCGGTTTCACCGAGCGGTCAGCGAGATTCAGGGGCTGGCACGGCTCCTCCGACGGTATCGGGAGTACGGCACGCCCCACGAAGCGGTCTACCGGCGCGGGCTGTTGACGCTATCGGCGCTGATCGCCCCGATGGCGCCCCACCTCGGAGAGGAACTGTGGAACAAGCTTCGGGGAGACGGGCTCGTCGTCCTCGCGGACTGGCCCGAACCCGAGAGCGAGACGGGTCGGTACCGAGCGGAGCGCCGAACCGTCGAGCGAACGATCGCAGACGTCAGAGACATCGTCGACACCGCCTCCATCGAAGACCCCGACCGCATCGAACTGACCGTCGCGGCGCCGTGGAAGTACCGCGTCCTCACGCACCTGATCGAGGCGGACGACGAGGGCGCGGCGATCGAAGCAGCCCTGGCCGACGACGCGATCGACGTCGGCCGGGAACGGACGGCGGCGGTTGCAAGCGAGACGACACCGCCGCGGGGCGAGCCCGGACCGCTCGCCGACGCCGACGCC